The following proteins come from a genomic window of Heyndrickxia acidicola:
- the dnaB gene encoding replicative DNA helicase, producing the protein MSDLFADRIPPQNIEAEQAVLGAIFLEPASLIMATEILIPDDFYRSAHQKIFDIFLELNDQGKAVDLITVAEELGAKKLLEDVGGISYLSELAASVPTAANIEYYARIVEEKSLLRRLIRTATTIAQDGYAREDEVDELLNEAEKSIMEVAQRKNAGAFHDIKDVLVRTYDNIELLHNRKGDITGIPTGFVELDGMTAGFQRNDLIIVGARPSVGKTAFALNIAQNVATKTEENVAIFSLEMGAEQLVMRMLCAEGNINAQNLRTGSLTDEDWRKLTMAMGSLSDSGIYIDDTPGIRISEIRSKCRRLKQEHGLGMILIDYLQLIQGNGRSSDNRQQEVSEISRSLKALARELQVPVIALSQLSRGVEQRQDKRPMMSDIRESGSIEQDADIVAFLYRDDYYDKESENKNIIEIIIAKQRNGPVGTVQLAFVKEYNKFVNLERRFDDSQVPAGA; encoded by the coding sequence ATGAGTGATTTATTTGCAGATCGTATTCCGCCACAGAATATTGAGGCGGAGCAGGCGGTACTTGGTGCAATTTTCCTTGAGCCGGCTTCCTTAATCATGGCGACGGAGATTTTGATTCCGGATGATTTTTACCGGAGTGCGCATCAAAAGATTTTTGATATATTCCTTGAGTTAAATGATCAGGGAAAAGCGGTAGATTTAATTACTGTGGCAGAGGAGCTCGGCGCTAAGAAATTGCTCGAGGACGTAGGCGGCATTTCGTATTTAAGCGAACTTGCCGCTTCGGTTCCGACTGCAGCCAACATAGAGTATTACGCAAGAATAGTAGAAGAGAAGTCGCTATTAAGACGGTTGATCCGGACGGCAACGACCATTGCTCAGGATGGATATGCCCGCGAAGATGAAGTAGACGAACTCCTGAATGAAGCAGAAAAAAGTATTATGGAGGTTGCCCAGCGAAAGAATGCAGGTGCTTTCCATGATATTAAGGATGTTCTGGTAAGAACCTACGACAATATCGAACTCCTTCATAATCGTAAAGGGGATATTACTGGGATTCCTACTGGGTTTGTGGAGCTGGACGGGATGACAGCAGGCTTCCAGCGTAACGATCTAATCATTGTAGGGGCGCGTCCTTCAGTGGGGAAAACGGCATTTGCCTTGAACATTGCCCAAAATGTTGCAACAAAGACGGAGGAAAACGTAGCGATCTTCAGTTTGGAGATGGGGGCAGAGCAGCTGGTTATGCGTATGCTTTGTGCAGAGGGAAACATCAATGCCCAAAACCTTCGTACAGGCTCCTTAACTGATGAGGATTGGCGAAAGCTGACGATGGCTATGGGAAGCTTATCAGATTCAGGTATTTACATTGATGATACTCCAGGTATTAGGATCAGTGAAATCCGTTCAAAATGCCGCCGCTTAAAGCAGGAACATGGGCTGGGCATGATCTTAATTGACTATCTTCAGCTTATCCAAGGGAATGGCAGATCCTCTGATAACCGTCAGCAGGAGGTTTCCGAGATTTCCCGTTCTTTAAAAGCATTGGCCCGTGAGCTTCAGGTTCCTGTAATTGCCCTGTCACAGTTATCCCGTGGTGTGGAACAAAGACAGGACAAGCGTCCAATGATGTCAGATATCCGTGAATCAGGAAGTATAGAGCAGGATGCAGATATTGTAGCCTTTTTATACCGTGATGACTATTACGATAAAGAATCCGAGAATAAAAATATTATTGAAATCATTATAGCCAAACAGCGTAATGGCCCGGTAGGCACTGTTCAGCTGGCATTTGTGAAGGAGTACAATAAGTTTGTTAATTTAGAAAGACGCTTTGATGATTCACAGGTCCCAGCAGGAGCGTAA
- the rplI gene encoding 50S ribosomal protein L9 produces MKVIFLKDVKGKGKKGETKNVADGYAHNFLLKQGLAVEATTGNLKGLEAQKKKEAQAAANELSEAKQLKEQIEKLTVELKAKSGKDGRLFGSITSKQIAEELNKVHKIKVDKRKIELNDAIRTLGYTKVPLKLHSDVTATLNVHITEES; encoded by the coding sequence ATGAAAGTAATATTTCTAAAAGATGTTAAAGGAAAAGGCAAAAAGGGAGAAACAAAGAATGTGGCAGACGGATATGCACACAACTTTTTGCTAAAGCAGGGCCTTGCTGTTGAAGCAACAACGGGAAATCTTAAGGGACTTGAAGCACAAAAGAAAAAAGAGGCGCAAGCCGCTGCCAATGAGCTCAGCGAAGCGAAACAACTAAAAGAGCAAATTGAAAAATTAACGGTAGAATTAAAAGCAAAATCAGGAAAAGACGGTCGTCTATTTGGATCTATTACGAGCAAGCAGATTGCTGAGGAATTAAATAAAGTCCATAAAATAAAAGTTGATAAGCGCAAAATAGAGTTAAATGATGCCATCAGAACACTTGGATACACCAAAGTTCCATTGAAATTGCATTCTGACGTAACAGCAACCTTAAATGTACACATTACGGAAGAAAGCTAA
- a CDS encoding DHH family phosphoesterase, with protein MPSYYNKRMIRYPLYGLIAVSLALLAIIAFYYWWITAIGLVFLGALFYMAFYLEQKTNEEIENYISTLSYRVKKVGEEALMEMPIGIMLINDDYIIEWTNSFMASCFNEDTLVGRSLYDVADTLVPFIKQELNTEIVTLNDRKYRVILKLEERLLYFFDVTEQTQVEKLYEEERSVLAIIYLDNYDEMTQGMDDQTKSSLNSLVTSILNNWAMEHGIFLKRVSSERFFAVFNEKILHDLEKEKFSILDEVRETTTKKNVPLTLSVGVGSGVPSLPDLGTLAQSSLDIALGRGGDQVAMKQTNGKVKFYGGKTNPMEKRTRVRARVISHALKELMLESDKVIIMGHKFPDMDAVGAAIGIRKVAQMNQKEAYVVINFNELDTGVKRLINEIKQYPDIYSRFITPEEAIEMATEDTLLVVVDTHKPSFVIEEKLLKKIDDVVVIDHHRRSEDFIKNPMLVYMEPYASSTAELVTELLEYQPKNEKINSLEATALLAGIIVDTKSFTLRTGSRTFDAASYLRALGADTVLVQKFLKEDVDTYLQRSKIIEKVKFYFDGIAVACAPENVICTPVLTAQSADTLLTMDGVQASFVIAKRGENEVGISARSLGNVNVQVVMESLDGGGHLSNAATQLKDVTIKEAENLLLKAIEDYLEGSQKS; from the coding sequence ATGCCATCATATTACAACAAACGGATGATTCGTTATCCGTTGTATGGGTTAATTGCGGTATCTTTAGCACTGCTTGCTATCATAGCCTTTTATTATTGGTGGATTACAGCAATTGGCCTTGTTTTTTTAGGTGCCTTATTTTATATGGCCTTTTATTTAGAACAAAAGACAAACGAAGAGATTGAAAACTATATTTCCACCCTTTCCTACAGGGTAAAAAAAGTAGGGGAAGAAGCCCTGATGGAAATGCCAATAGGAATTATGCTCATCAATGATGATTATATAATTGAATGGACCAATTCCTTTATGGCATCCTGCTTTAATGAGGATACTCTTGTGGGCAGAAGCTTATACGATGTAGCGGATACACTTGTTCCATTTATTAAGCAGGAGCTGAATACGGAAATTGTCACGCTCAATGACCGAAAATATCGTGTCATCCTTAAACTGGAGGAGCGCCTGCTTTATTTCTTTGATGTTACGGAGCAAACACAGGTCGAAAAGCTGTACGAAGAAGAAAGAAGTGTCCTTGCCATTATCTATTTGGATAATTATGATGAAATGACACAGGGGATGGATGACCAGACCAAAAGCAGCTTAAACAGCCTTGTGACGTCCATTCTAAATAACTGGGCAATGGAGCATGGCATTTTTCTAAAAAGGGTATCCTCTGAACGTTTCTTTGCTGTTTTTAATGAAAAAATTCTGCATGATTTGGAAAAGGAAAAGTTTTCAATCCTGGACGAAGTAAGAGAAACCACCACCAAGAAAAATGTTCCCCTTACATTAAGTGTGGGTGTAGGTTCTGGCGTCCCTTCCCTTCCTGATCTGGGAACACTGGCACAATCAAGCCTAGATATTGCACTTGGCCGCGGAGGGGACCAGGTCGCGATGAAACAAACCAACGGCAAAGTGAAATTCTATGGAGGCAAAACCAACCCTATGGAAAAACGGACTAGAGTCCGTGCAAGGGTCATTTCCCATGCTTTAAAGGAATTAATGCTTGAAAGCGATAAAGTCATCATTATGGGGCATAAGTTTCCGGATATGGATGCTGTAGGAGCAGCTATCGGAATTCGGAAAGTCGCACAAATGAACCAAAAAGAAGCTTATGTTGTGATCAATTTCAATGAGCTTGATACAGGTGTTAAACGTTTAATCAATGAAATCAAACAGTATCCTGACATCTATTCCCGTTTCATTACACCCGAGGAAGCAATCGAAATGGCAACCGAGGATACATTGCTTGTGGTAGTGGATACCCATAAGCCATCTTTTGTTATTGAAGAAAAGCTGTTGAAAAAAATTGATGATGTGGTGGTCATCGATCATCACCGCCGAAGTGAAGATTTCATCAAAAATCCTATGCTCGTGTATATGGAGCCTTACGCATCATCTACTGCAGAACTGGTCACTGAGCTGTTAGAGTATCAGCCAAAGAATGAAAAGATTAATTCATTAGAAGCAACTGCACTGCTTGCCGGTATTATTGTGGATACAAAAAGCTTTACACTTAGAACGGGTTCGCGTACATTTGATGCAGCTTCATATTTAAGGGCATTGGGAGCTGACACTGTACTTGTTCAAAAATTCTTAAAAGAAGATGTAGATACCTATCTGCAGCGATCTAAAATAATAGAAAAGGTAAAATTCTATTTTGATGGGATAGCCGTTGCCTGCGCCCCTGAAAATGTGATATGTACACCAGTACTAACTGCACAATCTGCCGACACGCTGCTGACAATGGACGGTGTGCAAGCGTCTTTTGTTATTGCCAAAAGGGGCGAAAATGAAGTGGGGATCAGTGCCCGATCATTGGGGAATGTCAATGTTCAGGTTGTTATGGAAAGTCTGGATGGAGGCGGGCATTTGTCAAATGCCGCTACCCAGCTGAAAGATGTTACAATTAAAGAAGCCGAGAACCTATTGCTAAAAGCAATTGAAGATTACTTGGAAGGGAGTCAAAAATCATGA